In Passer domesticus isolate bPasDom1 chromosome 9, bPasDom1.hap1, whole genome shotgun sequence, a genomic segment contains:
- the CDHR4 gene encoding cadherin-related family member 4 isoform X3, whose translation MGMHGHLTFLLLSLYAPGTFVRATALPDLPRVVALSEDTVPGTRIAEVTVSCSNSSSSPNVTLASIEPDHPFNSIAISSDPTDATTFRAEVTLRAGAELDARRVNQYTLILRAACPGEDEVEERLFVRVTAGHVLHCDTSFASAGGVVQVLADVAPRTPLYAVLPQPLGGLTFRLRNHNTPLTLTRWGLVLAPDNGFDPSKDTQTFQLEIEVMDRHGHNCSRAVRVEVLPSRRPRVTFPEPHRAVTVTEAIGPLEVVTQVHARGDNVRYAILASVTPTLFTIDEVTGEIRSTRRLEKIHAHLLIRAYNALHPDDHATATVNVTVQGTDRQAPRCHPAIFVSQVAETESPGSTLVTLRCTPTSSDGCLHYALEGPPSSRSHLCMEGPQLKVNSTLDYDSEAMAALGFQFTATIVVTVGGQPLQSTRVPVLVTVTPVNEFRPACPSSATFTVPETAAFGSVVGRVAGTDRDYPPDSLEYSLEGGPGPAQPFSIDRRTGEIRVVGPLDSQQHKSYRLLVRLTDSHNDLDPGKRQSRLCDVSVRLQAVPDQLPVCIPEVQELRVTAGPPGSRQPVTRLACHGGPDSAGLTYSIVGGNEDGRFRLEGSTLVYLPSDRAEPQPFVLLVEVAGGSGGRRRSSVVALVVHVTPRSTPVPPSTSTQHTTLQKEPLVVTQTEAVWHPPAWFVAVLTISGVLLLATLGCLARSLLCSNRAPGKQFLAKSSWDVVENSRGKEEQGHPHASSPGQFHGHAQDPRAGRDCLFSSVAGARRWI comes from the exons ATGGGCATGCACGGACAcctcaccttcctcctcctcagcctcTATGCCCCGG GGACATTCGTCAGAGCGACAG ccctgcctgacCTGCCACGCGTGGTGGCCCTGAGTGAGGACACAGTTCCAGGCACTCGCATCGCTGAGGTGACCGTGTCCTGCAGCAACTCAAGCAGCAGTCCCAATGTCACCCTGGCCAGCATCGAGCCCGACCACCCATTCAACTCCATCGCCATCAGCTCTGACCCCACGGATGCCACCACGTTCCGGGCAGAG GTGACACTGCGTGCTGGTGCAGAGCTCGATGCCCGCCGGGTGAACCAGTACACACTGATCCTGCGGGCTGCTTGTCCTGGTGAGGACGAGGTGGAAGAGCGGCTCTTTGTCCGGGTGACAGCAGGGCATGTGCTGCACTGTGACACCTCCTTTGCCAGCGCAG GTGGTGTGGTGCAGGTGCTGGCAGATGTGGCACCTCGGACACCCCTGTACGCGGTGCTGCCACAGCCACTTGGCGGGCTGACG TTCAGGCTCCGAAACCACAACACACCACTCACGCTTACCCGCTGGGGCCTGGTGCTGGCACCTGACAATGGTTTTGATCCCAGCAAGGACACCCAG acgttccagctggagatTGAGGTGATGGATCGTCACGGGCAcaactgcagcagggctgtaaGGGTGGAGGTGCTGCCATCACGCCGTCCCCGCGTCACCTTCCC TGAGCCACACCgggctgtgacagtgacagaagCCATTGGCCCCTTGGAAGTGGTCACTCAGGTCCATGCCAGAGGGGACAATGTCCGCTATGCCATCCTTGCTTCTGTGACTCCCACGCTCTTCACCATTGATGAGG tgacaggtgAGATCCGCAGCACCCGCCGGCTGGAGAAGATCCATGCCCACCTCCTCATCCGGGCTTACAACGCGCTGCACCCCGACGACCACGCCACCGCCACGGTCAATGTCACTGTGCAGGGGACAGACCGCCAGGCGCCAAGATGTCACCCAGCCATCTTCGT GTCCCAGGTGGCCGAAACCGAGTCGCCCGGCAGCACCTTGGTGACGCTGAGGTGCACCCCCACCAGCAGTGACGGGTGTCTGCACTATGCTCTCGAGGGGCCTCCCTCCTCCCGCTCCCACCTCTGCATGGAGGGGCCGCAGCTGAAG GTCAACTCCACCCTGGACTATGACTCGGAGGCCATGGCTGCTCTGGGCTTCCAGTTCACGGCCACCATTGTGGTGACAGTGGGAGGACAGCCCCTACAGAGCA CCCGTGTGCCTGTGCTTGTGACGGTGACACCTGTCAACGAATTCAGACCGGcgtgccccagcagtgccaccttCACCGTGCCAGAGACGGCAGCTTTTGGCAGCGTGGTGGGGCGTGTGGCTGGCACTGACCGTGACTACCCCCCGGACAGCCTCGAGTACAGCCTGGAGGGGGGGCCCGGCCCCGCACAGCCCTTCTCCATCGACAGGCGCACTG GCGAGATCCGCGTGGTGGGACCGCTGGACTCGCAGCAGCACAAGAGCTACAGGCTGCTGGTGCGGCTGACGGACAGCCACAATGACCTGGACCCCGGGAAGAGGCAGAGCCGTCTGTGCGACGTGTCTGTGCGCCTGCAG GCTGTGCCGGACCAGCTGCCGGTGTGCATCCCCGAGGTGCAGGAGCTGCGGGTCACGGCTGGGCCCCCGGGCAGCCGCCAGCCCGTCACCCGCCTGGCGTGCCACGGCGGCCCCGACAGCGCCGGGCTGACTTACAGCATTGTTGGAG GCAATGAAGATGGGCGCTTTCGGCTGGAAGGGAGCACCCTCGTCTACCTGCCCAGTGACCGAGCCGAGCCCCAGCCCTTTGTCCTGCTGGTGGAGGTGGCAGGCGGCTCTGGTGGCCGCCGCCGCAGCAGCGtggtggcactggtggtgcACGTCACCCCCCGGAGCACCCCGGTGccccccagcaccagcacccagcACACG ACGCTGCAGAAGGAGCCGCTGGTTGTCACGCAGACAGAGGCAGTGTGGCACCCGCCAGCCTGGTTTGTGGCCGTGCTGACCATCTCtggtgtcctgctgctggccacccTGGGCTGCCTGGCCCGGAGCCTGCTGTGCAG CAACCGGGCCCCTGGCAAGCAGTTCCTGGCCAAGAG
- the CDHR4 gene encoding cadherin-related family member 4 isoform X2, protein MGMHGHLTFLLLSLYAPGTFVRATALPDLPRVVALSEDTVPGTRIAEVTVSCSNSSSSPNVTLASIEPDHPFNSIAISSDPTDATTFRAEVTLRAGAELDARRVNQYTLILRAACPGEDEVEERLFVRVTAGHVLHCDTSFASAEGGVVQVLADVAPRTPLYAVLPQPLGGLTFRLRNHNTPLTLTRWGLVLAPDNGFDPSKDTQTFQLEIEVMDRHGHNCSRAVRVEVLPSRRPRVTFPEPHRAVTVTEAIGPLEVVTQVHARGDNVRYAILASVTPTLFTIDEVTGEIRSTRRLEKIHAHLLIRAYNALHPDDHATATVNVTVQGTDRQAPRCHPAIFVSQVAETESPGSTLVTLRCTPTSSDGCLHYALEGPPSSRSHLCMEGPQLKVNSTLDYDSEAMAALGFQFTATIVVTVGGQPLQSTRVPVLVTVTPVNEFRPACPSSATFTVPETAAFGSVVGRVAGTDRDYPPDSLEYSLEGGPGPAQPFSIDRRTGEIRVVGPLDSQQHKSYRLLVRLTDSHNDLDPGKRQSRLCDVSVRLQAVPDQLPVCIPEVQELRVTAGPPGSRQPVTRLACHGGPDSAGLTYSIVGGNEDGRFRLEGSTLVYLPSDRAEPQPFVLLVEVAGGSGGRRRSSVVALVVHVTPRSTPVPPSTSTQHTTLQKEPLVVTQTEAVWHPPAWFVAVLTISGVLLLATLGCLARSLLCSNRAPGKQFLAKSSWDVVENSRGKEEQGHPHASSPGQFHGHAQDPRAGRDCLFSSVAGARRWI, encoded by the exons ATGGGCATGCACGGACAcctcaccttcctcctcctcagcctcTATGCCCCGG GGACATTCGTCAGAGCGACAG ccctgcctgacCTGCCACGCGTGGTGGCCCTGAGTGAGGACACAGTTCCAGGCACTCGCATCGCTGAGGTGACCGTGTCCTGCAGCAACTCAAGCAGCAGTCCCAATGTCACCCTGGCCAGCATCGAGCCCGACCACCCATTCAACTCCATCGCCATCAGCTCTGACCCCACGGATGCCACCACGTTCCGGGCAGAG GTGACACTGCGTGCTGGTGCAGAGCTCGATGCCCGCCGGGTGAACCAGTACACACTGATCCTGCGGGCTGCTTGTCCTGGTGAGGACGAGGTGGAAGAGCGGCTCTTTGTCCGGGTGACAGCAGGGCATGTGCTGCACTGTGACACCTCCTTTGCCAGCGCAG aaGGTGGTGTGGTGCAGGTGCTGGCAGATGTGGCACCTCGGACACCCCTGTACGCGGTGCTGCCACAGCCACTTGGCGGGCTGACG TTCAGGCTCCGAAACCACAACACACCACTCACGCTTACCCGCTGGGGCCTGGTGCTGGCACCTGACAATGGTTTTGATCCCAGCAAGGACACCCAG acgttccagctggagatTGAGGTGATGGATCGTCACGGGCAcaactgcagcagggctgtaaGGGTGGAGGTGCTGCCATCACGCCGTCCCCGCGTCACCTTCCC TGAGCCACACCgggctgtgacagtgacagaagCCATTGGCCCCTTGGAAGTGGTCACTCAGGTCCATGCCAGAGGGGACAATGTCCGCTATGCCATCCTTGCTTCTGTGACTCCCACGCTCTTCACCATTGATGAGG tgacaggtgAGATCCGCAGCACCCGCCGGCTGGAGAAGATCCATGCCCACCTCCTCATCCGGGCTTACAACGCGCTGCACCCCGACGACCACGCCACCGCCACGGTCAATGTCACTGTGCAGGGGACAGACCGCCAGGCGCCAAGATGTCACCCAGCCATCTTCGT GTCCCAGGTGGCCGAAACCGAGTCGCCCGGCAGCACCTTGGTGACGCTGAGGTGCACCCCCACCAGCAGTGACGGGTGTCTGCACTATGCTCTCGAGGGGCCTCCCTCCTCCCGCTCCCACCTCTGCATGGAGGGGCCGCAGCTGAAG GTCAACTCCACCCTGGACTATGACTCGGAGGCCATGGCTGCTCTGGGCTTCCAGTTCACGGCCACCATTGTGGTGACAGTGGGAGGACAGCCCCTACAGAGCA CCCGTGTGCCTGTGCTTGTGACGGTGACACCTGTCAACGAATTCAGACCGGcgtgccccagcagtgccaccttCACCGTGCCAGAGACGGCAGCTTTTGGCAGCGTGGTGGGGCGTGTGGCTGGCACTGACCGTGACTACCCCCCGGACAGCCTCGAGTACAGCCTGGAGGGGGGGCCCGGCCCCGCACAGCCCTTCTCCATCGACAGGCGCACTG GCGAGATCCGCGTGGTGGGACCGCTGGACTCGCAGCAGCACAAGAGCTACAGGCTGCTGGTGCGGCTGACGGACAGCCACAATGACCTGGACCCCGGGAAGAGGCAGAGCCGTCTGTGCGACGTGTCTGTGCGCCTGCAG GCTGTGCCGGACCAGCTGCCGGTGTGCATCCCCGAGGTGCAGGAGCTGCGGGTCACGGCTGGGCCCCCGGGCAGCCGCCAGCCCGTCACCCGCCTGGCGTGCCACGGCGGCCCCGACAGCGCCGGGCTGACTTACAGCATTGTTGGAG GCAATGAAGATGGGCGCTTTCGGCTGGAAGGGAGCACCCTCGTCTACCTGCCCAGTGACCGAGCCGAGCCCCAGCCCTTTGTCCTGCTGGTGGAGGTGGCAGGCGGCTCTGGTGGCCGCCGCCGCAGCAGCGtggtggcactggtggtgcACGTCACCCCCCGGAGCACCCCGGTGccccccagcaccagcacccagcACACG ACGCTGCAGAAGGAGCCGCTGGTTGTCACGCAGACAGAGGCAGTGTGGCACCCGCCAGCCTGGTTTGTGGCCGTGCTGACCATCTCtggtgtcctgctgctggccacccTGGGCTGCCTGGCCCGGAGCCTGCTGTGCAG CAACCGGGCCCCTGGCAAGCAGTTCCTGGCCAAGAG
- the CDHR4 gene encoding cadherin-related family member 4 isoform X1, with translation MGMHGHLTFLLLSLYAPGTFVRATALPDLPRVVALSEDTVPGTRIAEVTVSCSNSSSSPNVTLASIEPDHPFNSIAISSDPTDATTFRAEVTLRAGAELDARRVNQYTLILRAACPGEDEVEERLFVRVTAGHVLHCDTSFASAGRNRGHRAVGAVRASQHQAPTAVLCSRRWCGAGAGRCGTSDTPVRGAATATWRADGEWQLPGGPHPHRREQPWRQQNPRYGAVGQGFPSPSFLQFRLRNHNTPLTLTRWGLVLAPDNGFDPSKDTQTFQLEIEVMDRHGHNCSRAVRVEVLPSRRPRVTFPEPHRAVTVTEAIGPLEVVTQVHARGDNVRYAILASVTPTLFTIDEVTGEIRSTRRLEKIHAHLLIRAYNALHPDDHATATVNVTVQGTDRQAPRCHPAIFVSQVAETESPGSTLVTLRCTPTSSDGCLHYALEGPPSSRSHLCMEGPQLKVNSTLDYDSEAMAALGFQFTATIVVTVGGQPLQSTRVPVLVTVTPVNEFRPACPSSATFTVPETAAFGSVVGRVAGTDRDYPPDSLEYSLEGGPGPAQPFSIDRRTGEIRVVGPLDSQQHKSYRLLVRLTDSHNDLDPGKRQSRLCDVSVRLQAVPDQLPVCIPEVQELRVTAGPPGSRQPVTRLACHGGPDSAGLTYSIVGGNEDGRFRLEGSTLVYLPSDRAEPQPFVLLVEVAGGSGGRRRSSVVALVVHVTPRSTPVPPSTSTQHTTLQKEPLVVTQTEAVWHPPAWFVAVLTISGVLLLATLGCLARSLLCSNRAPGKQFLAKSSWDVVENSRGKEEQGHPHASSPGQFHGHAQDPRAGRDCLFSSVAGARRWI, from the exons ATGGGCATGCACGGACAcctcaccttcctcctcctcagcctcTATGCCCCGG GGACATTCGTCAGAGCGACAG ccctgcctgacCTGCCACGCGTGGTGGCCCTGAGTGAGGACACAGTTCCAGGCACTCGCATCGCTGAGGTGACCGTGTCCTGCAGCAACTCAAGCAGCAGTCCCAATGTCACCCTGGCCAGCATCGAGCCCGACCACCCATTCAACTCCATCGCCATCAGCTCTGACCCCACGGATGCCACCACGTTCCGGGCAGAG GTGACACTGCGTGCTGGTGCAGAGCTCGATGCCCGCCGGGTGAACCAGTACACACTGATCCTGCGGGCTGCTTGTCCTGGTGAGGACGAGGTGGAAGAGCGGCTCTTTGTCCGGGTGACAGCAGGGCATGTGCTGCACTGTGACACCTCCTTTGCCAGCGCAGGTAGGAacagggggcacagggcagtgggGGCTGTGCGTGCCAGCCAGCACCAAGCCcccacagctgtgctgtgctccagaaGGTGGTGTGGTGCAGGTGCTGGCAGATGTGGCACCTCGGACACCCCTGTACGCGGTGCTGCCACAGCCACTTGGCGGGCTGACGGTGAGTGGCAGCTCCCTGGGGGGCCACACCCCCACAGAAGGGAGCAGCCTTGGAGACAGCAGAACCCCAGGTATGGAGCAGTGGGACAGGGGTTCCCATCACCCTCCTTTCTGCAGTTCAGGCTCCGAAACCACAACACACCACTCACGCTTACCCGCTGGGGCCTGGTGCTGGCACCTGACAATGGTTTTGATCCCAGCAAGGACACCCAG acgttccagctggagatTGAGGTGATGGATCGTCACGGGCAcaactgcagcagggctgtaaGGGTGGAGGTGCTGCCATCACGCCGTCCCCGCGTCACCTTCCC TGAGCCACACCgggctgtgacagtgacagaagCCATTGGCCCCTTGGAAGTGGTCACTCAGGTCCATGCCAGAGGGGACAATGTCCGCTATGCCATCCTTGCTTCTGTGACTCCCACGCTCTTCACCATTGATGAGG tgacaggtgAGATCCGCAGCACCCGCCGGCTGGAGAAGATCCATGCCCACCTCCTCATCCGGGCTTACAACGCGCTGCACCCCGACGACCACGCCACCGCCACGGTCAATGTCACTGTGCAGGGGACAGACCGCCAGGCGCCAAGATGTCACCCAGCCATCTTCGT GTCCCAGGTGGCCGAAACCGAGTCGCCCGGCAGCACCTTGGTGACGCTGAGGTGCACCCCCACCAGCAGTGACGGGTGTCTGCACTATGCTCTCGAGGGGCCTCCCTCCTCCCGCTCCCACCTCTGCATGGAGGGGCCGCAGCTGAAG GTCAACTCCACCCTGGACTATGACTCGGAGGCCATGGCTGCTCTGGGCTTCCAGTTCACGGCCACCATTGTGGTGACAGTGGGAGGACAGCCCCTACAGAGCA CCCGTGTGCCTGTGCTTGTGACGGTGACACCTGTCAACGAATTCAGACCGGcgtgccccagcagtgccaccttCACCGTGCCAGAGACGGCAGCTTTTGGCAGCGTGGTGGGGCGTGTGGCTGGCACTGACCGTGACTACCCCCCGGACAGCCTCGAGTACAGCCTGGAGGGGGGGCCCGGCCCCGCACAGCCCTTCTCCATCGACAGGCGCACTG GCGAGATCCGCGTGGTGGGACCGCTGGACTCGCAGCAGCACAAGAGCTACAGGCTGCTGGTGCGGCTGACGGACAGCCACAATGACCTGGACCCCGGGAAGAGGCAGAGCCGTCTGTGCGACGTGTCTGTGCGCCTGCAG GCTGTGCCGGACCAGCTGCCGGTGTGCATCCCCGAGGTGCAGGAGCTGCGGGTCACGGCTGGGCCCCCGGGCAGCCGCCAGCCCGTCACCCGCCTGGCGTGCCACGGCGGCCCCGACAGCGCCGGGCTGACTTACAGCATTGTTGGAG GCAATGAAGATGGGCGCTTTCGGCTGGAAGGGAGCACCCTCGTCTACCTGCCCAGTGACCGAGCCGAGCCCCAGCCCTTTGTCCTGCTGGTGGAGGTGGCAGGCGGCTCTGGTGGCCGCCGCCGCAGCAGCGtggtggcactggtggtgcACGTCACCCCCCGGAGCACCCCGGTGccccccagcaccagcacccagcACACG ACGCTGCAGAAGGAGCCGCTGGTTGTCACGCAGACAGAGGCAGTGTGGCACCCGCCAGCCTGGTTTGTGGCCGTGCTGACCATCTCtggtgtcctgctgctggccacccTGGGCTGCCTGGCCCGGAGCCTGCTGTGCAG CAACCGGGCCCCTGGCAAGCAGTTCCTGGCCAAGAG
- the INKA1 gene encoding PAK4-inhibitor INKA1, which translates to MHSARPDELGAERWCRRDAGPTLRAHMHGTRQTAQQPGRAAGPAPRAPRPASAADSACSLDPGGEEEEGGSPAARSPPASERSLEFDSGYSEASGGTWREEEAPVRRRHLLPCQRAHRLSAGPAAPPPAPARRVRPKSTSDACLEQWRALEPADTQDWTVALLSQSRNRQPLVLGDNCFADLVENWMDLPEVGAEPRRRAAAEPSRRLAKPPAFLLSLSGNVRRKLASMARPRGAEGARPAGRDATKRFSCPLGLGGQPKGACFHQSHSNIAQLATDFHRFTALMNSRSRQPIICNDVIGYI; encoded by the exons ATGCACAGCGCCCGCCCAGACGAGCTCGGCGCCGAGCGG TGGTGCCGGCGGGACGCGGGCCCGACGCTGCGGGCGCACATGCACGGCACGCGGCAGACAGCGCAGCAGCCCGGcagggcggcggggccggctcccCGTGCCCCGCGCCCCGCCTCGGCGGCGGACTCGGCCTGCAGCCTGGACCCCGGtggcgaggaggaggagggggggaGCCCGGCCGCCCGCTCCCCCCCGGCCAGCGAGCGCAGCCTGGAGTTCGACTCGGGGTACTCGGAGGCGTCGGGCGGCACGTGGAGGGAAGAGGAGGCGCCCGTGCGGCGCCGGCACCTGCTGCCCTGCCAACGGGCACACCGGCTCtcggccggccccgccgccccgccgcccgcccccgcccgccgtGTCCGCCCCAAATCCACCTCGGACGCCTGCCTGGAGCAGTGGCGGGCCCTGGAGCCCGCCGACACGCAGGACTGGACCGTAGCGCTGCTGTCGCAGAGCCGGAACCGGCAGCCGCTGGTGCTGGGCGACAACTGCTTCGCTGACCTGGTGGAGAACTGGATGGACCTGCCCGAGGTGGGCGCCGAGCCGCGTCGCCGGGCCGCCGCCGAGCCCTCCCGCCGGCTGGCCAAGCCCCCCGCCTTCCTGCTCAGCCTCTCGGGCAACGTGCGCCGCAAGCTGGCCAGCatggcccggccccggggcgcCGAGGGCGCCCGGCCCGCCGGCCGCGATGCCACCAAGCGTTTCTCCTGCccgctggggctggggggacagcCCAAGGGCGCCTGCTTCCACCAGTCCCACAGCAACATCGCCCAGCTGGCCACGGACTTCCACCGCTTCACGGCCCTGATGAACAGCCGCAGCCGCCAGCCCATCATCTGCAACGACGTTATCGGCTACATTTAG